Part of the Chloracidobacterium sp. genome is shown below.
CCCGCGGACGTATGGGATGAGGTTTGCGCGGCGCTGCGCGAAGTTGAAGCCGCCGTCGGCAAGACGTTCGGCGATGCGACCAACCCGTTGCTGGTCTCCGTCCGTTCGGGCGCGAAGTTCTCCATGCCGGGTATGATGGACACGGTGCTCAACCTTGGTCTCAACCACGCCACCGTTCAGGGTCTGCTGCGCCAAACCAACAACGAACGTTTCGCCCGCGACGCCCACCGGCGTTTTGTCCAGATGTTTGGGCGCATTGTGTTGGGCGTTCCCGGCGAACGCTTTGAGCATGCGTTGGAAGCCAAAAAGGCGGCGCGCGGCGTTCGGCACGACACCGAACTCACCGCTGCTGACTTGCAGGAACTCGTAACCGAGTTTGAAGCGATTGTTGAACGCGAAACCGGAAAGCCCTTCCCAGCCGACCCCTACGAGCAGCTTCGTCTGGCGATTTGCGCCGTGTTCAACTCGTGGTACGGCAAACGCGCCGTGGATTACCGCCGCCTGCACAAGATTTCCGACGACCTTGGTACGGCTGTCAACATTGTGGCGATGGTGTTTGGGAACATGGGCGACGACTCCGGTACGGGGGTGGCGTTTACGCGCAATCCGTCCACCGGCGAACGGGTGCTGTTTGGGGAGTACTTGCCGAATGCGCAGGGCGAGGATGTCGTGGCCGGCATTCGGACGCCGGAAAAGCTCGATACGCTGCGCGAGAAGATGCCGGACGTGTACGCGCAGTTTTGCGAAGTCGCGGCGCGGCTGGAACGGCACTACCGCGACGTACAGGACTTGGAGTTCACCATCGAGCGCGGCAAGCTGTGGATGCTTCAGACGCGCAACGCCAAGCGGACGGGCGCGGCGGCGGTCAAAATTGCCGTGGATTTGGTCACGGAAGGGCTAATTACGCCGCAGGAGGCGGTGCTCCGGGTAGAGCCGAGTCATCTGGATCAGTTGCTCCATCCAATGGTGGACCCGACGGTGGAAAAAACCGTCCTAGGCAAGGGATTGCCGGCGAGTCCCGGCGCGGCGGCTGGGGCGGTCGTCTTTGACCCTGACCGGGCGGAAAAGCGGGCGCAGGCGGGCGAACGGGTGGTGCTTGTTCGTACGGAGACTTCGCCGGAGGACTTTCACGGCATGGTGGCGGCGCAAGGGATACTGACGGCGCGCGGCGGCTTGACTTCTCACGCGGCCGTCGTCGCGCGCGGCATGGGCAAGCCCTGCGTTGTTGGGTGCAGCGATCTGAAGTTGGACGCCGACGGGATGCACATCGGCGGGCGGACGCTCCGCGAAGGTGATTTCATTACGCTCGACGGCACGACCGGGCAAGTCTTGTTGGGTGACGTACCGTTGGTGGCCCCGAAAACAGGCGAAGAGTTTGAAACTTTCATGCGGTGGGTGGATGAGGCGCGCCGATTGCGCATCCGCGCCAATGCCGACACGCCGCATGACGCGCGCGTGGCGCGCGACTTCGGCGCGGAGGGCATCGGACTGTGCCGTACCGAGCACATGTTCTTTGAGGGCGACCGGATTGATGTCGTCCGGCAGATGATCATGGTTTCGGGGACGTACAAGCGGTTGGCGGCGGCGCTCGATAAAATCAACGCCGATTTGGAGCGGGCGCGCGGCGACGCCGACAAGACGGCAGAGCTTGAAGCCGAACGCGCGGCGTTGGAAGCGGCGTTGGCAACGCCGGCGCAGTTGTTCAAAGGGGCGCTGGCGACGTTGCTGCCGATGCAGCGCGGCGATTTCGTCGGGATTTTCAAAGCGATGGACGGCTTCCCGGTCACAATTCGCCTGCTGGACCCGCCGCTGCATGAGTTTTTGCCGCACACCGATGAAGAGATTGAGACGCTGGCGGCTAAGCTCAACCTGCCGGCGGCGGACGTGCGGGCGCGCGTTGCTGCGCTCAAGGAGCACAACCCAATGCTGGGTCATCGCGGCTGTCGGCTGGGCATCGCCTACCCCGAAATTACTGAAATGCAAGCGCGGGCGATTTTTGAGGCCGCTGTTGAAGTAGCGCGACAGGGCGTTCGGGTTTTCCCGGAGGTGATGATTCCGCTGGTCGGGGATGTCAACGAGCTGCGCGCTCAGGAAGCTATTGTCCGGCGCGTCGCCGACGAAGTGCAACAGGCGTCAGGGGTGGAGATTCCCTACTTGGTGGGCACGATGATTGAGTTGCCGCGGGCGGCGCTCACGGCGGACAAGATTGCAACCGTCGCGGAGTTTTTCAGCTTTGGGACGAATGACTTGACGCAAACCACCTTCGGCTTTTCGCGCGACGACGCCGGGACGTTTCTCCCAATGTACGTCGAGCGGAAAATCCTGCCGGAAGATCCCTTCCAAGTGTTGGATCAGGAAGGCGTCGGGGAACTGATGCGGATCGGCGTGCAGAAGGGACGCGCGACGCGGCCGACACTGAAGGTCGGGATTTGCGGCGAACATGGCGGCGAGCCGTCTTCGGTGGCGTTTTGTCACGAGCTTGGCTTGGACTATGTGAGCTGTTCGCCCTACCGTGTCCCGATTGCGCGCTTGGCGGCGGCGCAGGCGGCGCTC
Proteins encoded:
- the ppdK gene encoding pyruvate, phosphate dikinase yields the protein MTPHVAPYKNVYRFIDGHADGDGAMKDLLGGKGAGLAEMTLAGLPVPPGFTITTEVCRRYYAAGNQLPADVWDEVCAALREVEAAVGKTFGDATNPLLVSVRSGAKFSMPGMMDTVLNLGLNHATVQGLLRQTNNERFARDAHRRFVQMFGRIVLGVPGERFEHALEAKKAARGVRHDTELTAADLQELVTEFEAIVERETGKPFPADPYEQLRLAICAVFNSWYGKRAVDYRRLHKISDDLGTAVNIVAMVFGNMGDDSGTGVAFTRNPSTGERVLFGEYLPNAQGEDVVAGIRTPEKLDTLREKMPDVYAQFCEVAARLERHYRDVQDLEFTIERGKLWMLQTRNAKRTGAAAVKIAVDLVTEGLITPQEAVLRVEPSHLDQLLHPMVDPTVEKTVLGKGLPASPGAAAGAVVFDPDRAEKRAQAGERVVLVRTETSPEDFHGMVAAQGILTARGGLTSHAAVVARGMGKPCVVGCSDLKLDADGMHIGGRTLREGDFITLDGTTGQVLLGDVPLVAPKTGEEFETFMRWVDEARRLRIRANADTPHDARVARDFGAEGIGLCRTEHMFFEGDRIDVVRQMIMVSGTYKRLAAALDKINADLERARGDADKTAELEAERAALEAALATPAQLFKGALATLLPMQRGDFVGIFKAMDGFPVTIRLLDPPLHEFLPHTDEEIETLAAKLNLPAADVRARVAALKEHNPMLGHRGCRLGIAYPEITEMQARAIFEAAVEVARQGVRVFPEVMIPLVGDVNELRAQEAIVRRVADEVQQASGVEIPYLVGTMIELPRAALTADKIATVAEFFSFGTNDLTQTTFGFSRDDAGTFLPMYVERKILPEDPFQVLDQEGVGELMRIGVQKGRATRPTLKVGICGEHGGEPSSVAFCHELGLDYVSCSPYRVPIARLAAAQAALRRRA